The Cloacibacterium caeni region TTTTTAGAAGACCAAATGAAAAGAATTGGACTACAAAACAAGTCCATGAAATATTTGAAAGTTCTGAATGCAGATTTTGAGCGCAAGATTTTAGATGATTTTAACCAACATAAAAATAATGATTTATTGGTGATTGTCTATAATTTCATCGATATTCTTTCGCATGCTAAAACGGATAATCACATTGTAGACCAATTGATTAGAGATGACAAAACTTTCAGAAGTCTTACCGTAAATTGGTTTGAAAATTCTTCAATTTTAAAAATCATCAAACTCGCAGCGGAACAAGGTTTCAAACTGGTGATTACAACTGACCATGGAATGGTTTATGTAAAAAAACCTTCGCAAGTTGTAGGCGATAGAGAAACCAGCACCAACATTCGTTATAAAACAGGAAAATCGCTTACTTATGACGAAAAAGATGTTTGGGCAATTACGAATCCAGAGAAATTGTTTTTACCCAAAGGAAATCTCAGCAGCAAATATATTTTTGCGAAGAACAACATCTTTTTGGCTTATCCCAAAAATTACAACCACTTTGTGAATTATTACAAAGACACCTATCAACATGGCGGAATTTCACTAGAAGAAATCATTATACCTATCAGTATTTTAGAACCTAAGTAGTTTTTTCATAGTTTATTATACTTAGGCATGGAGCGGAAAAAATCAATTGATTTTTTCCGCTTTTTTACACCATAACAATTCCGTATTTTTGAAAAAATTTTCAAAAAACATGTCTCAAACATTCCAAATAGAAAAAATTGAAGATTGGCAAAAAGTAGTAGATGAAATTTTGCCCAATTTAAAAAACAATATTCTTTTGCTTAAAGGAAACTTAGGCGCTGGTAAAACCACATTTTCTCAGTTCTTGATGAAGAGTTTAGGAAGCACAGACGAAGTTTCTTCGCCTACTTACGCTATTGTAAATGAATACCATTCACCAAAAGGAAAAGTTTTTCATTTTGACCTTTATCGACTCAAAAAAATAGAAGAAGCCTATGATTTTGGGATTGAAGAATATCTAGACAATGCTTTTCTCTGCATTATAGAATGGCCAGAAATCTACGAAGAAGAATTGGCAGATTTACCTCATCATGAAATGGTAATTAACAATCATGGAGATTATAGAGAAATTGTTTTCCACTAAAATTTTCCTTAGAAAGAATCCATAATTTCTAGGGTTTTACCTATCCCATTTTTCGCTATCTTTGTAGATTAAAATTTAAAACAATGAGTTCTACCATATTTACACCTTTTACTGAAGAACAACTCATTCCTAAAGAGGAAAAATTAGAAGTTCTCAAAAAAGGAAAAAAATTTAGCATTGGTATCCCAAAAGAAACCTGTTTACACGAAAAAAGACTGTGTATTACTCCAGATGCAGTACAAGTTTTGGTAGAACATGGTCATGATATTATTTTAGAAGCTGGCGCTGGTGAAGGTTCTTTCTTTACCGATTTACAGTTTTCTGAAGCAGGAGCTCAGATTACAACCAGTCAAGCAGAAGTGTACGGACAAGATTTGGTTCTTAAAATCAATCCACCAACCGAAGAAGAAATGGAATTTTTAAAACCAAATGCTTATTTGGTTTCTGCACTTCAAATTAACTTAAGAGACAAAGATTATTTTAAAAAATTAGCAGAAAAAAAGGTAAACGCCATCGCTTTTGAATTCATTATGGATGAATACCGCCAGTTGTCACTTATCAGACTGATAGGCGAAATCGCAGGTGGAATTTCCATTTTGTATGCTTCAGAATTATTGGCAAAATCAAATGGATTAATGCTTGGCGGAATTACCGGAGTTCGTCCTACAGAAGTAGTAGTATTAGGAGCTGGAATTGTAGGAGAATTTGCGACAAAAGCTGCCATCGGTTTAGGGGCAAGTGTAAGAGTTTTTGATAATTCTTTATCTAAATTAAGAAGGCTCCACACACTTATAGACAGTAGAGTTCCTACTTCAATTATAGACCCGAAAGAATTAAAAAAAGCATTAATGAGAGCTGATGTAGTGATTGGCGCATTGCCTAGACTC contains the following coding sequences:
- a CDS encoding alanine dehydrogenase, with amino-acid sequence MSSTIFTPFTEEQLIPKEEKLEVLKKGKKFSIGIPKETCLHEKRLCITPDAVQVLVEHGHDIILEAGAGEGSFFTDLQFSEAGAQITTSQAEVYGQDLVLKINPPTEEEMEFLKPNAYLVSALQINLRDKDYFKKLAEKKVNAIAFEFIMDEYRQLSLIRLIGEIAGGISILYASELLAKSNGLMLGGITGVRPTEVVVLGAGIVGEFATKAAIGLGASVRVFDNSLSKLRRLHTLIDSRVPTSIIDPKELKKALMRADVVIGALPRLNMPYVVTEDMVKAMKKGSVIIDLTIDYGGCIETTEVTTHENPVIIKHEILHCGLPNLSSRMPRTTTKAISNFFLSYLLNYDEEGGFENMLLKRNEMKQSLYMYKGRHTKKVICDKFDLTYHDINLLIF
- the tsaE gene encoding tRNA (adenosine(37)-N6)-threonylcarbamoyltransferase complex ATPase subunit type 1 TsaE; protein product: MSQTFQIEKIEDWQKVVDEILPNLKNNILLLKGNLGAGKTTFSQFLMKSLGSTDEVSSPTYAIVNEYHSPKGKVFHFDLYRLKKIEEAYDFGIEEYLDNAFLCIIEWPEIYEEELADLPHHEMVINNHGDYREIVFH